The following proteins are co-located in the Eleginops maclovinus isolate JMC-PN-2008 ecotype Puerto Natales chromosome 23, JC_Emac_rtc_rv5, whole genome shotgun sequence genome:
- the LOC134860218 gene encoding gap junction alpha-3 protein-like isoform X2 translates to MGDWNLLGKLLEKAQEHSTVVGKVWLSVLFIFRILILSAATEKVWGDEQSGFICDTKQPGCENVCYDITFPISHVRFWVLQIIFVSTPTLIYLGHILHLVRMEEKQAERDRQHAQHSDKQALIVEEKTIFIIFMLGVASVSLLLNLIEIYHLGFTKCRQGIAFRRRYQSSEGVPKEPSEAAVAYAPSYDDYFHQVQPPYPPVPSYNLSPLSEGTDSSLHPYHSKAAYKQNKDNLAVERSSNNPEECDLKAKKGAGSAPGSPTQARPGRSAKHSNNKTRIDDLQI, encoded by the exons ATGGGGGACTGGAACCTGCTGGGAAAGCTTCTCGAAAAAGCCCAGGAGCACTCCACTGTGGTGGGGAAGGTGTGGCTCAGCGTCCTGTTCATCTTCCGCATCCTGATCCTGAGCGCGGCCACAGAGAAAGTGTGGGGTGACGAGCAGTCAGGGTTCATCTGCGACACCAAGCAGCCTGGTTGCGAGAATGTGTGCTATGATATCACTTTCCCAATCTCACACGTCCGCTTTTGGGTGCTTCAGATCATCTTTGTGTCCACGCCTACGTTGATCTACCTGGGTCACATCCTTCACCTGGTGCGGATGGAGGAAAAGCAGGCAGAAAGAGACAGGCAACATGCCCAACATTCAGACAAGCAGGCCCTTATTGTGGAGG AGAAaaccatcttcatcatcttcatgcTGGGAGTGGCCAGTGTGTCTCTGCTGCTCAACCTCATAGAGATCTACCACCTGGGCTTCACCAAGTGTCGCCAGGGCATCGCCTTCAGGAGACGCTATCAATCCTCTGAGGGTGTCCCTAAGGAGCCCAGTGAGGCAGCGGTGGCGTACGCGCCGAGTTATGACGACTACTTTCACCAAGTGCAGCCACCCTACCCGCCCGTACCCAGCTACAACCTCTCCCCTCTGTCCGAGGGCACAGACTCGTCCTTACATCCCTACCACAGCAAGGCTGCCTACAAACAGAATAAGGACAACCTAGCAGTGGAAAGGAGCAGTAACAACCCAGAGGAATGTGACCTGAAAGCAAAGAAGGGAGCAGGATCGGCCCCCGGGTCACCTACACAGGCCAGGCCCGGCCGCAGTGCcaaacacagcaacaacaagACTAGAATAGACGATCTGCAGATATGA
- the LOC134860218 gene encoding gap junction alpha-3 protein-like isoform X1, whose product MGDWNLLGKLLEKAQEHSTVVGKVWLSVLFIFRILILSAATEKVWGDEQSGFICDTKQPGCENVCYDITFPISHVRFWVLQIIFVSTPTLIYLGHILHLVRMEEKQAERDRQHAQHSDKQALIVEGKPKKPLVRDERGHVRLQGELLRTYVFNVIFKTLFEVGFIVAQYLLYGFKLKPMYKCDRSPCPNVVNCYISRPTEKTIFIIFMLGVASVSLLLNLIEIYHLGFTKCRQGIAFRRRYQSSEGVPKEPSEAAVAYAPSYDDYFHQVQPPYPPVPSYNLSPLSEGTDSSLHPYHSKAAYKQNKDNLAVERSSNNPEECDLKAKKGAGSAPGSPTQARPGRSAKHSNNKTRIDDLQI is encoded by the coding sequence ATGGGGGACTGGAACCTGCTGGGAAAGCTTCTCGAAAAAGCCCAGGAGCACTCCACTGTGGTGGGGAAGGTGTGGCTCAGCGTCCTGTTCATCTTCCGCATCCTGATCCTGAGCGCGGCCACAGAGAAAGTGTGGGGTGACGAGCAGTCAGGGTTCATCTGCGACACCAAGCAGCCTGGTTGCGAGAATGTGTGCTATGATATCACTTTCCCAATCTCACACGTCCGCTTTTGGGTGCTTCAGATCATCTTTGTGTCCACGCCTACGTTGATCTACCTGGGTCACATCCTTCACCTGGTGCGGATGGAGGAAAAGCAGGCAGAAAGAGACAGGCAACATGCCCAACATTCAGACAAGCAGGCCCTTATTGTGGAGGGTAAGCCCAAGAAGCCCCTGGTAAGGGACGAGAGGGGCCATGTGCGCCTGCAGGGAGAGCTCTTGCGGACATATGTCTTTAATGTGATCTTTAAAACCCTGTTTGAGGTGGGCTTCATTGTGGCTCAATATCTCTTGTACGGCTTTAAGCTGAAGCCAATGTACAAATGTGACAGATCGCCCTGCCCTAATGTGGTGAACTGCTATATATCCCGCCCTACAGAGAAaaccatcttcatcatcttcatgcTGGGAGTGGCCAGTGTGTCTCTGCTGCTCAACCTCATAGAGATCTACCACCTGGGCTTCACCAAGTGTCGCCAGGGCATCGCCTTCAGGAGACGCTATCAATCCTCTGAGGGTGTCCCTAAGGAGCCCAGTGAGGCAGCGGTGGCGTACGCGCCGAGTTATGACGACTACTTTCACCAAGTGCAGCCACCCTACCCGCCCGTACCCAGCTACAACCTCTCCCCTCTGTCCGAGGGCACAGACTCGTCCTTACATCCCTACCACAGCAAGGCTGCCTACAAACAGAATAAGGACAACCTAGCAGTGGAAAGGAGCAGTAACAACCCAGAGGAATGTGACCTGAAAGCAAAGAAGGGAGCAGGATCGGCCCCCGGGTCACCTACACAGGCCAGGCCCGGCCGCAGTGCcaaacacagcaacaacaagACTAGAATAGACGATCTGCAGATATGA
- the vma21 gene encoding vacuolar ATPase assembly integral membrane protein vma21 — protein MDGSVRTASDDGPPSYYKGNENSLVSALKTLLFFTIMMVTLPIGLYFATKAYVFEGSMKMSSSDSYFYAAIVAVLAVHVVLALFVYVAWNEGTPKGKGKHD, from the exons ATGGACGGATCTGTCAGAACAGCTTCAGACGATGGACCGCCGTCTTATTACAAAGG AAATGAGAACTCCCTGGTTTCAGCCCTGAAGACACTGCTGTTCTTCACTATCATGATGGTGACTCTGCCCATTGGACTCTACTTTGCAACAAAGGCGTACGTCTTTGAGG gTTCCATGAAGATGTCCAGCTCTGACAGCTACTTCTATGCAGCCATTGTTGCAGTGCTCGCTGTGCATGTCGTTTTggcattgtttgtttatgtggCCTGGAACGAAGGCACGCCTAAAGGGAAGGGTAAACACGATTAA